One region of Gemmatimonadaceae bacterium genomic DNA includes:
- a CDS encoding nuclear transport factor 2 family protein: protein MKTIGHSLGRVLLGALGVACFALTMVSGARAEEVTAATLVDRLQIQDLITRYYNNFGRENAENFADFYAEDAELILGERHYKGRNGIMEAYGRAPGQAPRAAPPPRYSFIVAVDNPLIVVHGGSNTATAQLVYTEYVIEKQGEQVKVITQGKEYSTFVKVDGHWRYKTRLIKGGTELPEGWKE, encoded by the coding sequence ATGAAAACGATCGGACATTCACTGGGTAGAGTACTGCTGGGCGCTTTGGGCGTCGCGTGTTTTGCGCTGACGATGGTCTCGGGCGCGCGCGCGGAAGAGGTCACCGCCGCGACACTCGTCGATCGGCTGCAGATCCAGGATCTCATCACGCGCTACTACAACAATTTCGGCCGGGAGAACGCCGAAAACTTCGCGGACTTCTATGCCGAAGACGCCGAGCTGATCCTCGGCGAGCGCCACTACAAGGGCAGAAACGGCATCATGGAAGCGTACGGCCGCGCTCCCGGGCAGGCGCCGCGTGCGGCTCCTCCGCCGCGCTATTCCTTCATCGTGGCGGTCGACAACCCGCTCATCGTCGTGCACGGCGGCAGCAACACCGCGACGGCACAGCTCGTCTACACCGAGTACGTGATCGAAAAGCAGGGCGAGCAAGTCAAGGTCATCACACAGGGCAAGGAATACAGCACCTTCGTCAAAGTCGACGGGCACTGGCGTTACAAGACGCGTCTGATCAAAGGCGGCACGGAGCTGCCCGAAGGCTGGAAGGAGTAA
- a CDS encoding methyltransferase domain-containing protein — protein sequence MKVGHDIETKRASWSFDGNVADTFVEHVRHSVPMYDAGHDLVCSISDYFVREDSTCYEIGTSTGQLLRKLATHHAAKPQVRWVGIDPVEPMVEKARAYCTGVSNIEIICDDAITHDYAKTDLFVSYYCIQFVQPRNRQELINRIYERLHWGGAFVLFEKVRGPDARFQDMSVALYNDFKAKNGFSADEILNKTASLKGVLEPFSTEGNLGLLRRAGFTDIMSVMKWVCFEGFLAIK from the coding sequence ATGAAAGTCGGTCACGACATCGAAACCAAGCGGGCCAGCTGGTCGTTCGACGGAAACGTCGCCGATACGTTCGTCGAGCACGTGCGCCATTCAGTACCCATGTACGACGCGGGGCACGACCTCGTCTGTTCGATCAGCGACTACTTCGTGCGCGAGGACAGCACGTGCTACGAGATCGGCACGTCGACGGGCCAGTTGCTGCGAAAGCTGGCGACGCATCATGCGGCCAAACCCCAGGTCCGATGGGTCGGCATCGATCCCGTCGAACCCATGGTCGAAAAGGCGCGCGCGTATTGCACCGGTGTTTCGAACATCGAGATCATCTGCGACGACGCCATCACGCACGACTACGCGAAGACCGACCTCTTCGTCTCGTACTACTGCATCCAGTTCGTGCAGCCGCGGAATCGCCAAGAGCTGATCAACCGGATCTACGAACGCCTCCACTGGGGCGGCGCCTTCGTCTTGTTCGAGAAGGTTCGCGGCCCAGACGCCCGCTTCCAGGACATGAGCGTCGCGCTCTACAACGACTTCAAGGCGAAAAACGGCTTCAGCGCCGACGAGATTCTCAACAAGACGGCGAGCCTCAAGGGTGTCCTCGAGCCCTTCTCGACCGAAGGCAACCTCGGCCTGCTTCGGCGTGCCGGCTTCACCGATATCATGTCGGTGATGAAGTGGGTGTGCTTCGAAGGATTCCTCGCAATCAAGTAG
- a CDS encoding chorismate mutase, with protein MSTLVTSSLAAWSGVEGRPLVIAGPCSAESEEQLAETAKRLRGARVDYFRAGVWKARTRPEDFEGIGDAALPWLVRVGHQFGMKTATEVATAGHVEVALKHGVDLLWIGARTTVNPFSVQEIANALRGVTVPVLVKNPTSPDLGLWIGALERVNRAGVRKLGVIHRGFSVAGNKRYRNAPMWELAIEFRRMHPDVPMITDPSHMTGRRDMILDVAQQAMDLGLDGLMIETHPNPDHAWSDAAQQVTPERLTEIIALLKVRRETSADAAYVASLEVLRDRIDHLDHDLLDLLAKRMRVIEEIGEYKRANNVATLQVARWTALLEDRLGRAVELGLSPEYARALYEIIHRESVKRQSEVINEEPAESAP; from the coding sequence ATGAGCACGCTCGTCACCTCGTCGCTCGCCGCATGGTCCGGAGTCGAAGGTCGTCCCCTCGTCATTGCGGGGCCTTGCAGCGCGGAAAGCGAAGAGCAGTTGGCCGAAACGGCCAAGCGACTCCGCGGCGCGCGAGTGGATTACTTCCGCGCCGGCGTCTGGAAGGCGCGTACTCGCCCGGAAGACTTCGAGGGCATCGGCGACGCCGCGCTGCCGTGGCTCGTGAGGGTCGGACACCAGTTCGGCATGAAGACGGCCACCGAAGTGGCCACCGCCGGCCATGTCGAAGTCGCGCTCAAACATGGCGTCGACCTCTTGTGGATTGGCGCTCGGACGACCGTGAACCCGTTTTCGGTGCAGGAAATCGCCAACGCACTTCGCGGTGTCACGGTGCCCGTGCTGGTGAAGAATCCGACAAGTCCCGACCTGGGCCTGTGGATTGGCGCGCTGGAGCGCGTCAACCGGGCCGGTGTTCGCAAGCTCGGCGTCATCCACCGCGGTTTTTCGGTCGCGGGGAACAAGCGCTACCGCAACGCACCCATGTGGGAGCTGGCGATCGAGTTCCGGCGGATGCATCCCGATGTCCCGATGATCACCGACCCGAGCCATATGACGGGCCGGCGCGACATGATCCTCGACGTCGCGCAGCAGGCCATGGATCTCGGGCTCGATGGATTGATGATCGAGACCCATCCGAATCCTGACCACGCCTGGAGCGATGCCGCGCAGCAGGTCACGCCGGAGCGCCTGACCGAGATCATCGCGTTGCTCAAGGTGAGGCGTGAAACGTCGGCCGACGCCGCGTACGTGGCGTCGCTCGAAGTGCTTCGCGACCGCATCGACCACCTCGATCACGACCTGCTCGACCTGCTCGCGAAACGGATGCGAGTGATCGAGGAGATCGGCGAGTACAAGCGCGCCAACAACGTGGCGACGCTCCAGGTGGCGCGTTGGACCGCGCTGCTCGAAGACCGGCTCGGTCGCGCGGTTGAGCTGGGACTGTCGCCGGAATACGCGCGCGCCCTCTACGAGATCATTCACCGCGAGTCCGTGAAGCGGCAGAGCGAAGTGATCAACGAAGAACCCGCCGAGAGCGCGCCCTAG